One window from the genome of Natrialba magadii ATCC 43099 encodes:
- a CDS encoding DUF7344 domain-containing protein yields MSVQRTRAETLAESEVFHILGNDRRRAIVQLLARQSGHVDVSDVATEIAATESDTTPVPNNLYKSVYVSLQQTHLPQLEEDAVIEYDSDAKTIQPGPNFETVVGYIDGHDRDRSTVLQFHLAACFLGLGLIALSGLDLPVLSSVDPVLWSVLILLAVAVSSLYRLFY; encoded by the coding sequence ATGTCTGTGCAGAGGACTAGAGCTGAGACGCTCGCGGAAAGCGAGGTGTTTCACATCCTCGGTAACGACAGACGGCGTGCAATCGTCCAGTTGCTCGCACGCCAGTCCGGACACGTCGACGTCTCGGACGTCGCGACGGAGATCGCCGCAACCGAATCCGACACGACGCCCGTTCCGAACAACCTCTACAAGAGCGTCTACGTTTCCCTCCAACAGACACATCTCCCCCAGCTCGAGGAGGACGCTGTCATCGAGTACGACTCCGATGCGAAAACCATCCAGCCCGGCCCGAACTTCGAGACCGTCGTCGGCTACATCGACGGCCACGACCGCGACCGCTCGACCGTGTTGCAGTTCCACCTCGCCGCCTGTTTTCTCGGCCTCGGACTGATTGCACTGTCCGGCCTCGATCTGCCAGTGCTCTCGAGTGTCGATCCAGTTCTCTGGAGTGTACTCATTTTGCTCGCGGTCGCGGTGAGCAGTCTGTACCGGCTGTTTTACTGA
- a CDS encoding DUF7344 domain-containing protein codes for MSEDGFTQAELFDVFSNARRRRTVQFLKRQGSTCDLAPLVEQVAAWENDTDPDDVTRTQRRRVYISLYQTHLPMLEDHGIVDWDPDSHTITLLPNDELFEPYLDRQLGTQRPWHQFYVAVAAVGLAAFSLAALAVGPMTTAAAPVVALAICVAILAVSAAQHISRRPELEFPFGLASG; via the coding sequence ATGTCTGAGGACGGCTTCACCCAGGCCGAGCTGTTCGACGTGTTCAGCAACGCCAGACGACGACGCACAGTGCAGTTCCTCAAACGACAGGGCAGTACCTGCGACCTCGCCCCACTCGTCGAGCAGGTCGCCGCCTGGGAGAACGACACCGACCCCGACGATGTGACACGGACGCAACGCCGCCGCGTCTACATCTCGCTGTACCAGACCCACTTGCCGATGCTCGAAGACCACGGCATCGTTGACTGGGACCCGGACAGCCACACCATCACACTCCTGCCAAACGACGAACTGTTCGAGCCATACCTTGACCGCCAACTCGGCACACAGCGACCGTGGCACCAGTTCTACGTCGCCGTCGCCGCCGTCGGCCTCGCCGCGTTCTCACTCGCGGCACTCGCCGTCGGACCGATGACGACTGCCGCCGCCCCCGTCGTCGCACTCGCCATCTGTGTCGCCATCCTCGCGGTCTCGGCCGCCCAGCACATCTCGCGTCGGCCCGAACTCGAGTTCCCGTTCGGACTGGCGAGTGGGTAG
- a CDS encoding DegT/DnrJ/EryC1/StrS family aminotransferase: MTDRSPPDSTDPTGETDRDGGRELGRKSNHDSDHGNDYDRQNNRGRDRERGHEHEHEHEHEHEHEHERSTEPATDGGTGAGRDTTTGVETGADSSTSAGTETNNGQQTAEPVEHVPIADPSLSDTVRERVEAVLEDGMLADGPEVRAFEGEFSGFCRTQHAVATSNGTTALHAALEAFGVEEGDAVITSPFSFVASANAIRLSGATPVFADIDPETYTLDPADVKRVLDERDDIVGLLPVHLYGLPAQMPKLCDIADEHDLFVLEDACQAHGATVDGKRVGGLGDAACFSFYPTKNMTTGEGGVVTTDRDDIADAVRRYVNHGRDPGEGGYDHVDLGHNYRLTSLAAAIGRVQLQRLLEFNDARQENAAYYDEHLDAVPLETPTVPDGYSHVYHQYTVRTKHADERNALAETLEARNVDSAVYYDPPIHRQPAYESVSTAAASFPDTEHAAETVLSLPVHPSLSAQERRTVVEAVHDHYNL; the protein is encoded by the coding sequence ATGACAGACCGATCACCTCCAGATTCCACGGACCCGACAGGCGAGACGGATCGTGACGGCGGACGCGAGTTGGGTCGCAAGTCGAACCACGACAGCGACCACGGCAACGACTACGACCGCCAGAACAACCGCGGCCGCGACCGCGAGCGTGGGCATGAACATGAACATGAACATGAACATGAACATGAACATGAACATGAACGGTCGACGGAACCCGCAACCGACGGCGGGACCGGCGCGGGTCGCGATACCACAACTGGTGTCGAGACCGGAGCGGACTCCAGTACTTCCGCCGGGACCGAAACGAACAACGGCCAGCAGACCGCCGAGCCGGTCGAGCACGTTCCCATCGCTGACCCTTCCCTGAGCGACACGGTACGTGAGCGCGTCGAGGCCGTCCTCGAGGACGGCATGCTCGCTGACGGACCGGAAGTCAGGGCCTTCGAGGGCGAATTTTCGGGCTTCTGTCGCACCCAACACGCGGTCGCAACCTCTAACGGAACGACCGCGCTCCACGCCGCACTCGAGGCGTTCGGCGTCGAGGAGGGCGATGCCGTCATCACCTCGCCGTTTTCGTTCGTCGCGAGTGCGAACGCGATCCGTCTCTCGGGCGCGACGCCCGTCTTCGCGGATATCGACCCTGAAACGTATACTCTCGACCCGGCCGACGTGAAGCGCGTCCTCGACGAGCGCGACGACATCGTCGGTCTGCTGCCGGTCCACCTCTACGGCCTGCCAGCGCAGATGCCGAAACTCTGCGACATCGCCGACGAGCACGACCTGTTCGTCCTCGAGGACGCCTGCCAGGCCCACGGCGCGACGGTCGATGGTAAGCGCGTCGGCGGTCTCGGCGACGCCGCCTGCTTCTCGTTCTACCCGACCAAGAACATGACGACCGGCGAGGGCGGCGTCGTCACGACCGATCGCGACGACATCGCCGACGCAGTCAGGCGGTACGTCAACCACGGCCGCGACCCCGGCGAGGGCGGCTACGACCACGTCGACCTCGGGCACAACTACCGGCTGACCAGCCTCGCCGCCGCCATCGGCCGCGTCCAGCTCCAGCGCTTACTCGAGTTCAACGACGCGCGCCAGGAAAACGCGGCCTACTACGACGAGCACCTCGATGCGGTGCCACTCGAGACCCCGACAGTGCCGGACGGGTACAGCCACGTTTACCATCAGTACACAGTTCGGACGAAACACGCCGACGAGCGTAACGCACTTGCGGAGACCCTCGAGGCACGAAACGTGGACTCGGCTGTCTACTACGATCCGCCGATCCACCGCCAGCCGGCCTACGAGTCGGTGAGCACCGCGGCTGCCTCGTTCCCCGACACCGAGCACGCCGCTGAGACGGTGCTCTCGCTGCCTGTGCATCCCTCTCTCTCGGCACAGGAGCGCCGCACCGTCGTCGAAGCCGTCCACGACCACTACAATCTATGA
- a CDS encoding DUF1616 domain-containing protein translates to MSLRTDTQTRLGTVRQYPGDLAVVSLLAIFTYLVVTSLGEGSAFRLLATLPLVLFLPGYALVATLFPARERVAQETTATAIDVETYPRGIDLAERLGLAFALSLAVVPVVALVLAVTEWGLATDPIAATLAVVTVFLAQLGAIRRLRVPESKRFSVAPLAALSRSQREDTTAGTLSSIILGVAIVAAVGALLVGLIAPLSAGGFTQLALYSEGDGGELVAGELEDEVEPGESVPATIEIENQEGEDVTYTVVVQQQVLENGAVMDRAALETRTVSVADDEAVVEEFNVAPAAEPGETVRIAVLLYEEEPSGVPTAEDAVADTNFWVTVTEPDAEVEE, encoded by the coding sequence ATGAGTTTACGCACGGACACACAGACGCGGCTGGGGACCGTCCGCCAGTATCCCGGTGACCTCGCAGTAGTCTCGCTTCTGGCCATTTTCACGTATCTCGTTGTGACGAGCCTCGGTGAGGGCAGCGCATTTCGGTTGCTCGCAACGCTCCCACTCGTGTTATTTCTCCCCGGATACGCGCTCGTCGCCACGCTCTTTCCGGCACGCGAACGAGTCGCCCAGGAAACGACGGCGACCGCCATCGACGTCGAAACGTACCCTCGCGGAATCGATCTCGCCGAACGGCTCGGACTGGCGTTCGCCCTCTCACTTGCGGTCGTTCCGGTCGTAGCGCTTGTCCTGGCTGTCACCGAATGGGGGTTAGCTACCGATCCCATCGCTGCCACACTCGCAGTTGTCACCGTCTTCCTGGCGCAACTCGGTGCAATTCGCCGACTGCGAGTTCCCGAATCCAAGCGGTTCTCCGTCGCACCGCTTGCAGCACTCTCCCGATCACAGCGTGAGGACACCACCGCTGGAACACTCTCCTCGATCATCCTCGGCGTTGCCATCGTCGCCGCGGTCGGCGCGCTGCTCGTGGGGCTCATCGCCCCGCTCTCCGCTGGCGGCTTTACACAGCTCGCGCTGTATTCCGAGGGTGACGGCGGCGAACTCGTCGCGGGTGAACTCGAGGACGAGGTCGAACCCGGCGAATCCGTTCCAGCCACGATCGAGATCGAAAACCAGGAGGGTGAGGACGTGACCTACACCGTCGTCGTCCAGCAGCAAGTACTCGAGAACGGTGCGGTGATGGATCGGGCAGCACTAGAGACGCGGACAGTGTCGGTTGCGGACGACGAGGCGGTGGTCGAGGAGTTCAATGTGGCACCGGCCGCGGAGCCGGGTGAGACGGTTCGGATTGCGGTGTTGCTGTACGAGGAGGAGCCGTCGGGAGTGCCGACGGCCGAGGATGCGGTCGCGGACACGAATTTCTGGGTGACGGTGACCGAGCCGGATGCGGAGGTTGAGGAGTGA
- a CDS encoding helix-turn-helix transcriptional regulator, translated as MYFTSTPIVSQFVDVVFAPLQASGLAHIAALLGMIVLALLGSLLAIRDRLEERNSLGNDYESHREEFMTDQEKVQRLISENGGRMKQSRIVDSVDWSKAKVSRLLAELEEDGQITKLRLGRENLVCLPGHEPTASKSPDQPNE; from the coding sequence ATGTATTTCACCTCCACACCAATCGTTTCCCAGTTCGTCGACGTCGTCTTCGCACCGCTACAGGCGAGCGGACTCGCCCACATTGCTGCTCTCCTTGGGATGATCGTTCTCGCGCTTCTCGGTTCGTTGCTCGCCATTCGCGATCGGCTCGAGGAGCGCAATTCGCTCGGAAACGACTACGAATCCCACCGCGAGGAGTTCATGACGGACCAGGAGAAAGTCCAGCGACTCATCAGCGAGAACGGTGGGCGAATGAAACAATCACGGATCGTCGACTCCGTCGACTGGTCGAAGGCCAAAGTCAGTCGACTGCTCGCCGAACTCGAAGAGGACGGCCAGATTACGAAGCTTCGCCTGGGGCGTGAAAATCTCGTTTGTTTGCCGGGCCACGAACCGACGGCATCCAAGTCACCGGACCAGCCGAACGAATAG
- a CDS encoding acyltransferase, with the protein MTAFESGENCTIDPEATVGYGDFDEPTLLGDDVTIRAGSIVYGDVTVGDGFTTGHDILIRESTDIGDDVLVGTKTVIDGRTTIGSNVSLQTNVYVPTDTQIGSNVFVGPAAVMTNDEYPVRTDAGLEGPTIEDGASIGANATLLPGVTIGENAFVAAGAVVTDDVPANSLALGAPATIRPLPAPLEGPNQLE; encoded by the coding sequence ATGACCGCGTTCGAGTCCGGTGAGAACTGTACGATCGATCCCGAGGCAACGGTCGGCTACGGCGACTTCGACGAGCCGACGCTGCTCGGCGACGACGTGACTATCAGAGCGGGTTCGATCGTCTACGGCGACGTTACCGTCGGCGACGGCTTCACCACGGGCCACGATATTCTCATTCGCGAGTCGACCGACATCGGCGACGACGTGCTCGTCGGCACGAAGACCGTCATCGACGGCCGGACGACCATCGGCTCGAACGTCAGCCTCCAGACGAACGTCTACGTGCCGACCGACACGCAGATCGGCTCGAACGTCTTCGTCGGCCCGGCTGCGGTGATGACTAACGACGAGTATCCCGTCCGTACCGACGCCGGACTCGAGGGCCCGACGATCGAAGACGGCGCCTCGATCGGCGCGAACGCGACGCTGTTACCTGGCGTGACGATCGGCGAGAACGCCTTCGTCGCGGCCGGCGCGGTCGTCACGGACGACGTGCCGGCGAACAGCCTCGCACTCGGTGCACCGGCAACGATCAGACCGCTTCCTGCCCCACTCGAGGGACCGAATCAGCTCGAATGA
- a CDS encoding nucleotide sugar dehydrogenase, with amino-acid sequence MRANDAPTAESHAPPVYGTDLDETDQHAALTGGDVPVAVYGLGKMGLPLAAVYAETTGNVTGVDVDPDVVETINAGESHVIGEPGLADLVAEQVEQGRFEATTDGSAAAAQARIHVIIVPTLLDEDNEPDLTTIESVAADIAAGLSPGDLVIAESTLPPGTCRDVLQPFLATESGLDTDEFGLAFCPERTSSGRALQDIRGAYPKVVGGVDDESTRAATVLYDELSDNEVHPVADATTAEAVKVFEGIYRDVNIGLANELGRLADELNISVREAIETANDLPMCQLHDPGPGVGGHCIPYYPHFLLSRMDEPMDLTRTARRVNHTMPSVVVDRLESELVATGIETETETETEAGAGTETETDLADASVAVLGITYRPGVEETRASPAIGVIERLHEHGASVLGVDPLVDPAEYGTQPCSIDAFESASVDAAVVVTPHEEFNDIDWDALDPTVVIDGRDALDRGVLESAGHRVYTLAGSADGRPPAAGTGAFTTDDTGSRNASSEEHDGRTEAVIETVEGDDDGKDDQTTDAAVNRTDGGTDVQR; translated from the coding sequence ATGCGTGCGAATGATGCGCCGACGGCGGAAAGCCATGCTCCTCCGGTCTACGGCACAGATCTCGACGAAACGGACCAGCACGCGGCGCTGACCGGCGGCGACGTCCCAGTCGCCGTCTACGGCCTCGGCAAAATGGGGCTGCCGCTCGCGGCCGTCTACGCTGAGACGACCGGGAACGTAACCGGCGTCGACGTCGACCCGGATGTCGTCGAGACGATCAACGCCGGCGAGAGCCACGTCATCGGTGAACCCGGACTCGCCGACCTCGTCGCCGAACAGGTCGAACAGGGCCGTTTCGAGGCAACCACCGATGGCAGTGCTGCCGCCGCCCAGGCACGAATTCACGTCATCATTGTTCCGACACTGCTCGACGAGGACAACGAGCCGGATCTGACGACCATCGAGTCCGTCGCTGCAGATATCGCGGCCGGCCTCTCGCCGGGCGACCTGGTGATCGCCGAGTCGACGCTCCCACCGGGCACCTGCCGAGACGTGCTCCAGCCGTTCCTGGCCACCGAAAGCGGTCTCGACACTGACGAGTTCGGACTCGCATTCTGCCCGGAACGGACCTCGAGCGGGCGCGCGCTACAGGACATCCGCGGGGCGTACCCCAAAGTCGTCGGCGGCGTCGACGACGAGAGCACCCGCGCCGCGACGGTACTCTACGACGAACTCTCAGACAACGAGGTTCATCCAGTTGCCGACGCGACGACCGCAGAAGCGGTCAAGGTCTTCGAGGGCATCTACCGTGACGTCAACATCGGGCTGGCGAACGAACTCGGCCGCCTGGCGGACGAGCTCAACATCTCGGTCCGTGAGGCCATCGAGACGGCGAACGACCTGCCGATGTGCCAGCTACACGACCCCGGCCCCGGCGTCGGTGGTCACTGTATCCCCTACTACCCGCACTTCCTGCTCTCGCGGATGGACGAACCGATGGACCTCACCCGAACTGCCCGACGGGTCAATCACACCATGCCCTCGGTCGTCGTCGACCGACTCGAGTCCGAACTGGTTGCGACTGGGATCGAGACCGAGACCGAGACCGAGACCGAGGCCGGGGCCGGGACCGAGACCGAGACCGACCTGGCGGACGCGTCGGTCGCAGTCCTCGGGATCACCTACCGCCCTGGCGTCGAGGAAACGCGCGCATCGCCCGCAATCGGCGTCATCGAGCGCCTGCACGAGCACGGCGCGTCGGTGCTTGGCGTCGACCCGCTCGTCGATCCGGCCGAGTACGGCACACAGCCGTGCTCGATCGACGCGTTCGAATCCGCCTCGGTCGACGCCGCGGTCGTCGTTACGCCACACGAAGAGTTCAACGACATCGACTGGGACGCGCTGGACCCAACCGTCGTGATCGACGGCCGGGACGCGCTGGATCGGGGGGTACTCGAGTCGGCCGGCCATCGAGTTTACACGCTCGCAGGGTCGGCGGATGGGCGGCCACCAGCAGCAGGCACTGGCGCGTTCACGACGGATGACACCGGCAGCCGCAATGCGAGCAGTGAGGAGCACGACGGCCGTACGGAGGCTGTTATCGAGACTGTCGAGGGTGACGATGATGGAAAGGACGACCAGACGACCGACGCTGCCGTGAATCGAACCGACGGAGGAACCGATGTACAACGGTAA
- a CDS encoding PadR family transcriptional regulator: MHDLTGFQRDLLYVIAGADQPSGQTVKDEVEQYYSSEINHGRLYPNLDTLVNKELVEKGQLDRRTNYYAITDDGRQQIDERREWEGQYVDF; the protein is encoded by the coding sequence ATGCACGACCTGACCGGCTTCCAGCGAGATTTGTTGTACGTAATCGCAGGGGCTGACCAGCCATCTGGACAAACGGTTAAAGATGAGGTGGAACAGTACTATAGTTCCGAAATAAACCACGGGCGACTGTATCCGAACCTGGACACGCTCGTCAACAAAGAGCTCGTCGAGAAAGGCCAACTCGACAGGAGAACGAACTATTATGCGATTACAGACGATGGTCGCCAACAGATCGACGAGCGCCGGGAGTGGGAAGGACAGTACGTGGATTTCTGA
- a CDS encoding Gfo/Idh/MocA family protein encodes MSTERTRHTTAATSPTPVRAGVIGVGSMGQNHARVYNELPGVDLVGVTDHDASVAQQVATEYGTAALEFDALLSECDVVTVAVPTHAHYETVSNCLDAGVHVLVEKPIAQTVEEGRMLAEQAREAGLVLQVGHIERFNPAVQTVMELIDDLDVISLEAERLGPPVDRTARDDVIFDLMVHDVDIVGSILDGQPSTINAIGTDDGQYATATMQYDDVVASLTASRVTQKKVRKLTVTARECLVEVDYLEQSVLIYRDSYPEYLTDDGPNRYRHESVVENARVDNGEPLRHELESFVKTVQTGVEPAVTAEDGVRALQTVQDIAALVADETPHREREREVEA; translated from the coding sequence ATGAGTACGGAACGAACGCGACACACGACCGCAGCCACGTCACCGACACCGGTTCGCGCCGGCGTCATCGGCGTCGGCTCGATGGGACAGAATCACGCGCGCGTCTACAACGAACTTCCGGGTGTCGACCTCGTCGGCGTCACCGACCACGACGCGAGCGTCGCCCAGCAGGTCGCTACCGAGTACGGCACGGCCGCACTCGAGTTCGACGCGCTGCTCAGTGAGTGTGACGTCGTCACGGTCGCCGTGCCGACCCACGCCCACTACGAGACGGTCTCGAACTGTCTCGACGCCGGCGTCCACGTGCTGGTCGAGAAACCGATCGCCCAGACTGTCGAGGAGGGACGTATGCTGGCCGAACAGGCCCGAGAGGCCGGCCTCGTCCTGCAGGTTGGCCACATCGAGCGGTTCAATCCGGCGGTGCAGACGGTGATGGAACTGATCGACGATCTGGACGTGATCAGCCTCGAAGCCGAGCGGCTCGGACCACCGGTCGACCGGACCGCGCGCGACGACGTGATCTTCGATCTGATGGTCCACGACGTCGACATCGTCGGTTCGATTCTCGACGGACAGCCGTCGACGATCAACGCGATCGGTACCGACGACGGCCAGTATGCGACCGCGACGATGCAGTACGACGACGTGGTCGCCTCGCTGACGGCGAGTCGCGTCACCCAGAAGAAGGTGCGCAAACTCACCGTCACGGCCCGTGAGTGTCTCGTCGAGGTCGACTACCTCGAACAGTCGGTGCTGATCTACCGCGACTCGTATCCCGAGTATCTTACGGACGACGGTCCGAACCGGTATCGTCACGAGAGCGTCGTCGAGAACGCGCGCGTCGACAACGGCGAGCCGCTGCGCCACGAACTCGAGTCGTTCGTCAAGACGGTCCAGACCGGCGTCGAACCGGCCGTCACGGCGGAAGACGGTGTCAGGGCACTCCAGACAGTACAGGATATCGCCGCGCTCGTGGCCGACGAAACGCCACACCGGGAGCGCGAACGGGAGGTGGAAGCCTGA
- a CDS encoding winged helix-turn-helix domain-containing protein encodes MSTKATNSQTTPTTDPTIQLDVLGDECARTILVATSAGPKTAKELTDRTDSSSATVYRRINNLLESNLLAECVRFESDGSHTTAYEATVEHVEVQIDSDGIDVALSAMDE; translated from the coding sequence ATGTCAACGAAAGCGACCAACTCTCAAACGACCCCGACGACCGACCCAACAATTCAGCTCGACGTCCTCGGCGACGAGTGCGCGCGAACGATCCTCGTCGCAACGAGCGCAGGACCGAAAACAGCCAAGGAACTGACCGACCGAACCGACAGCTCCTCGGCAACCGTCTATCGCCGAATCAACAACCTACTCGAGAGCAACCTCCTCGCTGAGTGTGTCCGATTCGAGAGCGACGGCTCACATACGACCGCATACGAGGCGACAGTCGAACACGTCGAGGTGCAGATCGATTCGGACGGCATCGATGTCGCGCTCTCGGCGATGGACGAGTGA
- a CDS encoding DUF7282 domain-containing protein, which yields MTSGAAMVAGATPGANVSDQDEAETETDTEADTVETDTTNDTATDTETDPTTTADDQGIEPDPDDDTEADTATVTFEDQATTGDSVVVDEATLPDGGFVTIYDSSLLIGETIDSVIGTSDYLEAGSHEQLEIELEEPLEENETLIAMPHQDTNDNQEYDFVETEGDEDGPYLTADDEPVTDEAVVTVEEEVPDEKAEEPVDEEPPVDDEDPVDDEKPVDDETPADDEPKEEEEEKPEDDEPTEEKPEDDERVDDDEKVDETDEKDEPDEVDETDETKDKEPDEKEDKDDEEKTDDKPVDDTEEKPADDEEPAETPTAGELTVTIDSALLVMHDLHDYDGVHEQEHEHEHEHEQEYDQDQQKYHNGTTSDQQLEVTIEEPTISGLSDITNDTATEHTIDSAAILVVVEDDKLADQDAMDGDREVTLESATIVVVAHGVDGEADDVGADDGMEDDEAVADDETDVNETGDDGVCCGVADDEAAETDDSDDHEEDASDDADDRVDDADEYDDDATDDVDDADKPNSLDVTIEQATVFVVLDDHSAMDGEAATETETETETGVEDADTGTDTDTDTDTDTDADTECPGPDADDADDTTAANETTDTDDESATGVLEVTVEQATIMVIIADHDTADDDEMIEEPDTDDEDGEYENDDENATDGDCSAPDGVDDDTTAALAALV from the coding sequence GTGACATCGGGCGCGGCGATGGTCGCTGGGGCGACACCAGGCGCGAACGTCAGCGACCAGGACGAGGCAGAGACAGAGACAGACACTGAAGCGGATACAGTAGAAACAGATACTACAAACGACACGGCGACGGACACAGAAACTGACCCCACAACCACAGCCGACGACCAGGGAATCGAACCCGACCCTGACGACGACACCGAGGCAGACACTGCAACGGTCACCTTCGAGGACCAGGCAACCACCGGTGACTCCGTCGTCGTTGACGAGGCAACGCTCCCCGACGGCGGTTTCGTCACAATCTACGATAGCAGTCTTCTTATCGGCGAAACCATCGATAGCGTGATCGGCACGTCCGACTACCTCGAGGCAGGCAGCCACGAGCAGCTCGAGATCGAACTCGAGGAGCCACTCGAGGAGAACGAGACGCTGATCGCGATGCCACACCAGGATACGAACGATAACCAGGAGTACGATTTCGTCGAAACGGAGGGTGACGAAGATGGGCCATACCTGACGGCGGATGATGAGCCAGTGACCGACGAGGCGGTTGTGACGGTTGAAGAAGAGGTTCCTGACGAGAAAGCGGAAGAGCCGGTTGATGAGGAACCGCCAGTCGATGATGAGGATCCGGTTGATGATGAGAAGCCGGTTGACGACGAGACACCAGCGGACGATGAACCGAAGGAGGAAGAGGAGGAGAAGCCGGAAGATGACGAGCCAACGGAGGAGAAACCAGAAGATGACGAACGGGTTGACGACGATGAGAAAGTAGACGAGACGGATGAGAAAGACGAGCCTGATGAAGTAGACGAAACGGACGAGACGAAGGACAAAGAGCCGGACGAGAAAGAGGACAAGGACGACGAGGAGAAAACAGACGACAAACCAGTCGACGACACTGAAGAGAAACCCGCAGACGATGAGGAACCAGCCGAAACGCCCACTGCGGGCGAACTAACTGTCACCATCGACAGCGCGCTCCTCGTCATGCATGACCTCCACGATTACGACGGCGTGCACGAACAAGAACATGAGCATGAGCATGAGCATGAGCAAGAATACGACCAAGACCAGCAGAAATACCACAACGGGACCACGAGCGACCAGCAACTCGAGGTCACCATCGAGGAGCCAACGATCTCCGGCCTCTCCGACATCACTAACGACACCGCCACAGAGCACACCATAGACAGCGCCGCAATTCTCGTCGTCGTCGAAGACGACAAGCTCGCCGACCAGGACGCCATGGACGGCGATCGTGAGGTGACACTCGAGTCCGCCACGATTGTCGTGGTGGCTCACGGTGTTGATGGTGAGGCTGACGATGTCGGCGCTGACGACGGTATGGAAGACGACGAGGCTGTGGCCGACGACGAGACCGATGTGAACGAGACTGGCGATGATGGCGTCTGTTGCGGTGTCGCGGATGACGAGGCTGCTGAGACAGACGACTCCGACGATCACGAGGAGGATGCGTCCGACGATGCTGACGACCGTGTAGATGATGCCGATGAGTACGATGACGATGCTACCGACGACGTTGACGATGCCGACAAGCCGAACTCACTCGACGTGACGATCGAGCAGGCGACCGTCTTCGTCGTGCTCGACGATCACAGTGCGATGGACGGCGAAGCAGCTACTGAAACCGAGACGGAAACGGAAACTGGTGTCGAGGACGCTGACACTGGCACTGATACTGACACCGACACCGACACCGACACCGACGCCGACACCGAGTGTCCCGGACCCGACGCTGACGATGCAGACGACACCACTGCTGCAAACGAAACCACCGACACTGACGACGAGTCAGCTACCGGTGTACTCGAGGTGACCGTCGAACAGGCGACGATCATGGTCATCATCGCGGACCACGATACGGCCGATGACGATGAGATGATCGAAGAGCCGGATACCGACGACGAGGACGGTGAATACGAGAACGACGACGAGAATGCCACCGACGGCGACTGTTCCGCACCGGACGGTGTTGATGACGACACGACCGCTGCACTCGCCGCACTCGTATAG
- a CDS encoding DUF7563 family protein has product MESSTAGARCRNCDTHVTQQFARVFGDNGDVVHGCPACTTYREMQSGGHLPGEARE; this is encoded by the coding sequence ATGGAATCGTCGACAGCAGGCGCTCGCTGTCGAAACTGTGACACCCACGTTACCCAGCAGTTCGCCCGCGTATTCGGTGACAACGGCGACGTCGTCCATGGCTGTCCGGCCTGTACGACGTATCGGGAAATGCAATCCGGTGGCCATCTACCGGGCGAAGCACGAGAGTGA